One genomic region from Leguminivora glycinivorella isolate SPB_JAAS2020 chromosome 8, LegGlyc_1.1, whole genome shotgun sequence encodes:
- the LOC125229124 gene encoding uncharacterized protein LOC125229124: protein MAITRSRNGAREESSGSGGTNTNTDNTSATAGTSATDGTTATDGTTATSDTDATGTTTGTGTTADTEATTESGATTEDTSAAQEEVTPEDAAVAATPADTSGIRATPAASTIATIVEKQLMPPPLGTKRCAKPARSHRSKASSKRLLAELEAKEKLAELELKRIEAQAALAKIREERRNLSSSGEDSEQEEEDLGPQRLADWFDRPIQDAVEHHAARPPAHRARHHKQTMDVTSLAAALTDALQANRSNRKYLPDLPSFSGQCAEWLQFKAAYNESAPSFANSENVARIRKSLKGAALEAVSALLISQPRPDDIIKALERRYGRPDALLLNEMERIKALPRLAESPRDLCTFAGRIANAVTTIEILKKPQYLHNPELLRSIVEKLTPILKSKWYDYAASDEDTPELKKIADFLNNEADKCTPYAPPETIAEPKEARATKKKPERTCVAVAEVKKTKEEKLPCPVCDQSAHQLPTCPQFTKLGTNERWEIAKKHNMCYRCLVSKHRRFVCRAKPCGHQGCAMRHHKLLHHEKAPTDTVAASNEPTQPRKSDEVVAIAVKQAVHAATRASRAYLKMAPVLLRGPHSEVATFALLDEGSTVTIIDSAIAAALNLDGPTEPMWVQGVGGNEMAYEKSKRVDVRIRNKHGGDEQLVTNAHTVGRLDFTTQTISEREIDDCEHLRDIKHLLTYEDATPGILLGQDNWELVVSRKLKKGRRDQPVASKTLLGWVLHGCRHSQAIPVAHCCAHLTRIQPGGNIENEMKNFFALESLSIEPRKPRSDPEQQALKTLEEKSRRLPDGRFETGLLWRQEDINIPDNRADALKRLHTLEKKLDRDADLKKQYTERVDNLLVSAYAELAPTPSSGKTWYLPHFAVRNPEKPKIRLVHDAAATSHGRSLNDMLLAGPDLLQSLPGVIMRFRQYGVAVSADIKEMFMQIKIREEDRDALRFLWRGDRREGGPTEYRMTSVIFGASSSPARRCI, encoded by the coding sequence ATGGCAATAACTAGAAGCAGAAACGGAGCTCGGGAGGAATCATCTGGCAGCGGCGGCACTAATACGAACACCGATAACACGTCCGCTACCGCTGGGACGTCCGCGACGGACGGCACTACCGCGACGGACGGCACTACCGCCACGTCCGACACCGACGCCACGGGCACCACGACTGGCACGGGAACCACGGCGGACACAGAAGCAACGACGGAATCAGGAGCAACCACGGAGGATACAAGCGCGGCCCAAGAAGAGGTCACGCCCGAGGATGCCGCCGTCGCCGCCACGCCCGCCGACACCTCTGGTATCAGAGCCACGCCCGCCGCCAGCACCATAGCCACGATCGTCGAAAAACAGCTGATGCCTCCACCGCTCGGCACGAAGAGGTGCGCTAAGCCCGCTCGGTCACACCGATCCAAGGCCTCCAGCAAGAGGCTCCTCGCGGAGCTAGAAGCCAAGGAGAAGTTAGCCGAGCTGGAGCTCAAGCGCATCGAAGCCCAAGCTGCGCTGGCAAAAATCAGAGAAGAAAGAAGAAACCTCTCCTCGTCGGGTGAAGACTCCGAACAAGAAGAGGAAGACCTCGGCCCCCAGAGATTAGCCGATTGGTTCGACCGCCCGATTCAAGACGCGGTCGAACACCACGCCGCGCGCCCCCCTGCGCACCGCGCGCGGCACCACAAGCAGACAATGGATGTGACGTCTCTCGCAGCAGCCCTGACCGACGCCCTACAAGCGAACAGATCGAACAGGAAGTACCTGCCAGACCTGCCGTCGTTCAGTGGACAGTGCGCGGAGTGGTTACAGTTCAAAGCCGCTTACAACGAGTCGGCGCCTAGTTTCGCGAACAGTGAAAACGTCGCTCGCATAAGAAAGAGCCTCAAGGGCGCCGCCCTAGAAGCCGTCAGTGCACTCCTCATCAGCCAGCCGCGTCCAGACGATATCATCAAGGCCCTGGAACGCCGCTACGGGAGGCCCGACGCACTACTCCTGAACGAGATGGAGAGAATAAAGGCCTTGCCACGACTAGCCGAGAGCCCGCGCGACCTGTGCACGTTCGCCGGACGTATCGCCAACGCCGTGACAACGATCGAGATATTGAAGAAGCCTCAGTATCTTCACAACCCCGAGTTACTGAGGTCTATAGTGGAAAAGTTAACGCccatattaaaaagtaagtggtACGACTACGCCGCGAGTGATGAAGACACGCCGGAACTTAAGAAGATAGCCGACTTCCTCAACAACGAAGCTGACAAGTGCACGCCCTATGCCCCGCCCGAGACCATAGCGGAGCCCAAGGAAGCACGAGCCACGAAAAAGAAGCCCGAGCGTACCTGCGTAGCCGTCGCCGAAGTGAAGAAAACAAAAGAAGAAAAGTTACCCTGTCCAGTGTGTGACCAGTCCGCCCATCAACTGCCGACGTGCCCGCAATTCACTAAGCTGGGCACGAACGAGCGGTGGGAAATAGCGAAGAAGCACAATATGTGCTATCGGTGCCTCGTCAGCAAACATCGCCGCTTCGTCTGCCGAGCCAAGCCCTGCGGTCATCAAGGCTGCGCTATGCGTCACCACAAGCTGCTTCACCACGAGAAGGCCCCGACAGACACCGTCGCCGCCTCGAACGAGCCGACGCAGCCCCGCAAGTCCGACGAGGTCGTGGCCATAGCCGTCAAGCAAGCCGTACACGCCGCGACCCGGGCGAGCCGCGCCTACCTCAAGATGGCGCCAGTACTACTCCGGGGGCCGCACTCGGAAGTGGCTACGTTCGCGCTCCTAGACGAAGGCAGTACAGTGACTATCATCGACTCTGCGATCGCCGCCGCCCTCAACCTTGACGGGCCCACCGAACCTATGTGGGTCCAAGGTGTGGGCGGGAACGAGATGGCGTACGAGAAGAGCAAGAGAGTGGATGTCCGCATACGCAACAAACACGGAGGGGACGAGCAGCTAGTGACGAACGCGCATACAGTCGGGCGCCTTGACTTCACCACTCAAACGATCAGCGAGCGAGAGATAGACGACTGTGAACATCTGCGGGACATCAAGCACCTGTTGACATATGAAGACGCTACACCGGGAATACTGCTCGGACAAGACAACTGGGAACTCGTTGTGTCGCGCAAGTTGAAAAAAGGACGGCGCGATCAGCCAGTAGCATCTAAAACGCTACTAGGTTGGGTACTACACGGTTGTCGCCACTCACAAGCGATACCCGTAGCCCACTGCTGCGCACACCTTACGCGCATACAGCCCGGCGGGAACATCGAGAACGAGATGAAGAACTTCTTTGCGCTCGAATCACTCTCGATCGAGCCGAGGAAGCCCCGTAGTGATCCCGAACAGCAAGCCTTGAAAACGCTAGAAGAGAAAAGTCGACGCCTCCCCGACGGGCGCTTCGAGACCGGCCTGCTGTGGCGACAGGAAGACATCAACATACCTGACAACCGCGCCGACGCCCTCAAACGCCTACACACACTAGAGAAGAAGCTGGATCGCGACGCGGACTTGAAGAAGCAGTACACCGAACGAGTTGACAACCTGCTTGTGTCCGCCTACGCCGAGCTCGCGCCGACACCGAGCAGCGGGAAAACCTGGTACCTGCCCCACTTCGCAGTGCGCAACCCGGAGAAGCCGAAGATAAGGTTAGTCCACGACGCCGCGGCCACCTCACACGGCCGCAGCCTCAACGACATGCTTCTCGCGGGCCCCGATCTCCTGCAGTCGCTGCCCGGCGTTATCATGCGCTTCCGTCAATACGGCGTGGCGGTATCAGCGGACATAAAGGAAATgtttatgcaaataaaaataagagaAGAGGACCGCGACGCGCTGCGCTTCCTGTGGCGAGGCGATCGACGCGAAGGCGGCCCGACAGAATATCGCATGACATCAGTCATCTTCGGCGCCTCTTCATCCCCTGCACGGCGCTGTATATAA